The following coding sequences lie in one Salmo salar chromosome ssa13, Ssal_v3.1, whole genome shotgun sequence genomic window:
- the LOC106567368 gene encoding C-type natriuretic peptide 3-like, with protein sequence MFSWASVTKRHRYKCAPGDVLLPKENRQGERFGLPTEQRGEDELQMKMISNITFGCLSALVLLNLVGAKPVSNLQSVIRLLEEERNVPYYVSEEREVDGKELNTEKAAFTAGVVRPWDSEDARNSALAGKENAIARLLNYIMKTPKHQWSRFKKGGLRSCFGVRLERIGSFSGLGC encoded by the exons ATGTTTTCTTGGGCCTCCGTAACGAAACGCCACAGATATAAATGCGCACCTGGTGACGTCTTGTTGCCAAAGGAGAACAGGCAAGGCGAACGATTTGGTCTACCTACAGAGCAAAGGGGAGAAGACGAACTACAGATGAAAATGATTTCAAATATCACATTTGGCTGTTTATCCGCGCTTGTACTTCTGAACTTGGTAGGAGCCAAACCCGTGTCCAACCTGCAG AGCGTGATACGGCTTCTGGAGGAGGAAAGAAATGTACCATATTACGTgtcggaggagagggaggtggatggGAAAGAGTTGAATACAGAGAAGGCAGCCTTCACGGCGGGAGTGGTGCGTCCTTGGGACTCCGAAGACGCAAGGAATTCCGCGCTGGCGGGAAAGGAGAACGCAATTGCGCGTCTTCTCAATTACATTATGAAGACCCCCAAGCACCAGTGGAGCCGGTTCAAGAAGGGTGGACTGAGAAGCTGCTTCGGCGTCAGGCTAGAGAGAATTGGGTCATTCAGCGGGCTTGGATGCTAA